The Candidatus Bipolaricaulota bacterium genome window below encodes:
- a CDS encoding bifunctional oligoribonuclease/PAP phosphatase NrnA, which produces MKSTLDEVIDRLRVAQRVLVIGHIKPDGDDISSVASLVLILRKLGKTAEGCIADPIPWFYRDLPGVAVIKPVDALSDYDYDIAVTVDASDLSRIGEAVKLLHGNPPDITLDHHKTNTGFGRLDFCVPEYAATAMIVYEIGKKLVDYDPELAAATLLGIATDTGFFKYGNTDYKVFTYAAELVRAGGNIQKIATAVLEHRTINEINLMIEMFNTLQIEEDGRLAWAYISHEMLTRNGCTEEETEGLIGEIRAIYGVEIAILFIEWPENHVHISFRSKNYADVSEIARAFGGGGHARAAGCSCNNVQLQTLMEKVVSKARKILTDPAPFQ; this is translated from the coding sequence ATGAAAAGCACTCTAGACGAAGTGATAGATAGGCTGCGAGTGGCGCAGCGTGTTCTGGTGATCGGTCATATCAAACCGGATGGGGACGACATCAGTTCCGTCGCCTCCCTCGTGCTGATCTTACGTAAACTGGGGAAGACAGCGGAGGGATGCATTGCAGATCCGATCCCGTGGTTCTACCGCGATCTTCCCGGGGTCGCGGTGATAAAGCCAGTAGATGCTCTGTCGGACTACGATTACGATATTGCAGTGACGGTCGATGCATCTGACCTATCGCGGATCGGTGAAGCGGTCAAACTCCTGCATGGTAATCCTCCCGACATTACACTCGATCACCACAAGACAAACACCGGATTCGGCCGGCTCGATTTCTGTGTCCCTGAGTACGCAGCGACCGCGATGATCGTCTACGAGATCGGCAAGAAACTCGTCGATTACGATCCCGAACTCGCTGCCGCCACCCTGTTGGGTATCGCCACCGATACCGGCTTCTTCAAGTACGGGAACACAGACTACAAAGTCTTCACCTATGCGGCCGAACTCGTCCGGGCCGGAGGGAACATCCAGAAAATCGCCACCGCAGTGCTGGAGCACCGGACAATAAACGAGATCAACCTCATGATCGAAATGTTCAACACGCTGCAAATCGAGGAGGACGGAAGACTCGCGTGGGCATACATCTCACACGAGATGCTTACCCGAAACGGGTGTACAGAGGAAGAAACGGAGGGATTGATCGGTGAGATCCGCGCGATCTACGGGGTAGAGATCGCGATTTTGTTCATCGAATGGCCGGAAAACCACGTTCACATCTCGTTCCGCTCTAAGAATTACGCCGACGTGAGTGAGATCGCCCGCGCCTTCGGCGGCGGCGGCCATGCCCGTGCCGCCGGCTGTAGTTGTAACAACGTGCAACTCCAAACCCTTATGGAAAAAGTTGTTTCCAAAGCGCGGAAAATACTGACTGACCCCGCCCCGTTTCAGTAG